Proteins encoded together in one Deinococcus hopiensis KR-140 window:
- the rsfS gene encoding ribosome silencing factor yields MTQSNDPHFPQIQQQLRAIVDAARERRAEDVVVLDLTDVSSTLEYFVICTATAGLQLNAVQENIREKAQEAGLPRPSVEGPSERWLLLAFGGSVVVHIMTKDAREYYDLEGLWSDARVLSFPDTHSTQTADRTV; encoded by the coding sequence ATGACCCAGAGTAACGATCCCCACTTTCCCCAGATTCAGCAGCAACTGCGCGCCATCGTGGACGCGGCCCGCGAGCGCCGCGCCGAGGACGTGGTGGTGCTCGACCTCACCGACGTCTCCTCCACCCTCGAATACTTCGTGATCTGCACCGCCACCGCCGGCCTGCAGCTCAACGCCGTGCAGGAAAACATCCGCGAGAAAGCCCAGGAGGCCGGGCTCCCCCGCCCAAGCGTCGAGGGCCCCAGCGAACGCTGGCTGCTGCTGGCGTTTGGCGGCAGCGTCGTGGTCCACATCATGACCAAAGACGCCCGCGAGTACTACGACCTTGAAGGCCTGTGGAGCGACGCCCGCGTGCTGAGCTTTCCCGACACCCACTCCACCCAGACGGCGGACAGAACAGTGTGA
- a CDS encoding LCP family protein produces MTRPPAPPRLDFSFPSPRPRSRLRALQAFGLSLAALTLGGFAVMSSPGSAAASGLSADGLPRFTLLLAGRDIVYCYYRTPCRDQDQRTGLLQTPNTDTLMVVKVDGTRVSVLNIPRDTNVGPYDPRQTKASQKVNSRYWSQGPEGLADAVETITGEHVDAYVIVRTDYVERVIDALGGLDVTVPEGGIEWVDRAAGVNLKLNPGPHHLAGKEAVLFLRVRKGFGDDYGRIDHQKQALTQLAGRLKSAQGLAALPTILGGVGNGVETNLDPNLLTTLAPQLGKLRLSFATLPTTTIPGTFNLAADRDALARLWGPPGGASAGGARPPAEVPDENPTRVKVKIVDASGANLGQALARALAVLGYAHVRVEAVPASAEASQVLTGEDAGAATALADVLGLPRLQGERFPVEAGEVGILLGMDARQSLAALAPAAAAPSTRTETP; encoded by the coding sequence ATGACCCGCCCCCCTGCGCCTCCCCGACTCGATTTCTCCTTTCCTTCGCCGCGCCCACGCTCGCGGCTCAGGGCCCTGCAGGCGTTTGGCCTGAGCCTGGCCGCCCTCACGCTGGGCGGCTTCGCCGTTATGAGTTCGCCAGGGAGCGCAGCGGCCTCGGGCCTGAGTGCCGACGGCCTACCCCGCTTCACGCTGCTGCTCGCCGGGCGCGACATCGTGTACTGCTACTACCGCACGCCCTGCCGCGATCAGGACCAGCGCACGGGGCTGCTGCAAACGCCCAACACCGACACCCTGATGGTGGTGAAGGTGGACGGCACCCGGGTCAGCGTCCTGAATATTCCGCGCGACACCAACGTCGGTCCCTACGACCCGCGCCAGACCAAGGCCTCGCAGAAGGTCAACAGCCGGTACTGGTCTCAGGGTCCCGAGGGCCTGGCGGACGCGGTGGAAACGATCACGGGCGAGCACGTGGACGCCTACGTGATCGTGCGGACCGACTACGTGGAGCGGGTGATCGACGCGCTTGGCGGGTTGGACGTGACCGTGCCGGAGGGCGGGATCGAGTGGGTGGACCGGGCAGCGGGGGTGAACCTCAAGTTGAACCCAGGGCCGCACCACCTCGCGGGCAAGGAGGCCGTGCTGTTTTTGCGCGTGCGCAAGGGCTTTGGGGACGACTACGGACGCATCGACCACCAGAAGCAGGCGCTGACGCAGCTCGCGGGGCGGCTCAAATCCGCGCAGGGTCTGGCGGCCCTGCCCACCATCCTGGGCGGCGTAGGCAACGGCGTCGAGACGAACCTGGACCCGAATCTCTTGACCACCCTCGCGCCGCAGCTGGGCAAGCTCCGGCTCAGCTTCGCCACCCTGCCGACCACCACCATTCCGGGCACCTTCAACCTCGCCGCAGATAGAGACGCCCTCGCGCGCCTCTGGGGCCCTCCTGGGGGAGCTTCTGCCGGTGGCGCGCGGCCACCGGCAGAAGTCCCCGATGAGAATCCCACGCGTGTGAAGGTCAAGATCGTGGACGCGAGCGGCGCGAATCTGGGGCAGGCCCTGGCCCGCGCCCTGGCGGTGTTGGGCTATGCTCACGTGCGCGTTGAGGCCGTGCCCGCCAGCGCCGAGGCCAGCCAGGTGCTGACTGGAGAGGACGCGGGGGCAGCCACAGCGCTGGCCGACGTGCTGGGCCTGCCCCGCCTGCAAGGTGAACGTTTCCCGGTGGAGGCGGGCGAGGTGGGTATTCTGCTGGGCATGGACGCCCGGCAGAGCCTGGCTGCCCTGGCCCCTGCTGCCGCCGCCCCTTCCACCCGAACGGAGACCCCATGA
- a CDS encoding CdaR family protein, with product MRSVPDGLIRWSRPRYVWRRLLHNLPAKLLALGAALVLWSVATTDRRAKVEQSYDVPVTVSDTTGGRGVGTREVRDLTPATVRVTLLGGPERLRELRGENIEAVVDVTGVPETSFTRPVTVQAPTGTTLRSVKPERVQGFVDSVLTSSLPVVVSVASPAGDSLPRYELTPTEASVRGPGRLVTGVARVVASPVTLEPGEEREVLLIPLDETGRPVEGVTLTPSAVRVRRLDAGTLPVAELPVVLTPPPVTLRVTAARLTPARVRVVAPPEVLTRLREVRGTAAYHEGTYTAPVTLRLAAGAQALEPVRVELTVVRQVTPAPQAP from the coding sequence GTGAGGTCCGTACCCGACGGTCTGATTCGCTGGAGCCGCCCCCGTTACGTCTGGCGGCGGCTGCTCCACAATCTGCCTGCCAAGCTGCTCGCCCTGGGAGCAGCGCTGGTGCTGTGGTCCGTGGCGACGACGGACCGGCGGGCGAAGGTGGAGCAGAGTTACGACGTGCCCGTCACCGTCAGCGACACGACAGGGGGGCGTGGGGTGGGTACGCGTGAGGTGCGCGACCTTACGCCCGCCACCGTGCGCGTGACCCTGCTGGGCGGCCCGGAGCGGCTGCGCGAGCTGCGCGGCGAGAACATTGAGGCGGTGGTGGACGTGACGGGCGTACCCGAGACGAGTTTTACCCGGCCCGTGACCGTTCAGGCCCCCACCGGCACGACGCTGCGCAGCGTCAAGCCTGAGCGGGTGCAGGGCTTTGTGGACTCGGTGCTGACGAGCAGCCTGCCCGTGGTGGTCAGCGTGGCCTCCCCCGCGGGTGACAGCCTGCCGCGTTACGAGCTCACCCCCACCGAGGCGTCGGTCCGGGGACCGGGACGTCTGGTAACGGGGGTGGCCCGGGTGGTGGCCAGTCCGGTGACGCTGGAGCCCGGTGAGGAGCGGGAAGTCCTGCTGATTCCCCTGGACGAGACGGGCCGCCCGGTGGAGGGGGTAACCCTGACGCCCTCGGCCGTCCGGGTCCGCCGCCTCGACGCGGGCACCCTGCCGGTGGCCGAGCTCCCCGTCGTCCTGACCCCCCCACCGGTAACGCTGCGGGTCACGGCGGCGCGCCTCACACCCGCGCGGGTCCGCGTCGTCGCTCCGCCGGAGGTGCTCACGCGGTTGCGGGAGGTGCGGGGCACCGCCGCTTACCATGAGGGCACCTACACTGCGCCAGTGACCCTGAGGCTCGCGGCGGGCGCCCAGGCGCTCGAGCCCGTACGGGTGGAGCTGACCGTCGTGCGGCAGGTGACCCCGGCCCCCCAGGCCCCGTGA
- the yqeK gene encoding bis(5'-nucleosyl)-tetraphosphatase (symmetrical) YqeK translates to MIAERPDLRHPLADLADWDERVRLMVRPRRYDHVLRVADLACRIARAAGIDEARAYAAGLLHDIARDLPDTELLRLAPPECAIDLAHPLALHGRAARTLLERWGYADPVVLEAVEDHTTGPRGGNPVSACVYVADVSEPGRGVNEDIRELALCDLEAALSRAIVSKVTYLQGRGIRVHPRTLRSYHALPCVGQDGSVPDAPRLPQPDRHPAP, encoded by the coding sequence ATGATTGCCGAGCGCCCCGATCTGCGGCACCCCCTGGCCGACCTTGCCGACTGGGATGAGCGCGTGCGGCTGATGGTGCGGCCCCGCCGCTACGATCATGTGCTGCGCGTGGCAGACCTCGCGTGCCGCATCGCACGCGCGGCCGGGATCGACGAGGCCCGGGCCTACGCGGCTGGGCTGCTGCACGACATTGCCCGGGACCTGCCCGATACCGAACTGCTGCGCCTCGCGCCGCCCGAGTGCGCCATCGACCTCGCGCATCCCCTCGCCCTGCACGGGCGCGCAGCCCGCACATTGCTGGAGCGCTGGGGCTACGCGGACCCGGTCGTCCTCGAAGCTGTGGAGGACCACACCACTGGCCCGCGCGGCGGTAACCCGGTCTCGGCCTGCGTGTACGTGGCCGACGTCTCCGAGCCCGGCCGAGGCGTGAACGAGGACATCCGCGAACTTGCGCTCTGCGACCTGGAAGCGGCCCTGAGCCGCGCCATCGTCTCCAAGGTCACCTACCTGCAGGGGCGGGGCATCCGGGTACATCCCCGCACGCTGCGGTCCTACCACGCGCTGCCCTGCGTCGGGCAGGACGGCTCCGTGCCGGACGCGCCCCGGCTGCCCCAGCCCGACCGTCACCCCGCGCCATGA
- a CDS encoding PAS domain-containing sensor histidine kinase: protein MMEALPLTQPLSDAWMDALPQAVLLFRGGAGRTEAPTVTRVNAAAVRLWGVTQDRAAGRPLLEVVRRHTLEALTERGGELELEVGGRTLRCTATRAEPGPSGSEAEGALIVEDITEHRRREAELREATAVLSHEFRTPVTGLRGVLEALEYDMPPDLAQNFVRQGLQEVERLARLVEDLAVGFRPTRARTLALAEAFARAERLLRPELSARQTTLTFGADHLVRADPDKLLQVLLNLVENALKYGPPGHSVEVQTSVRGTWVEVAVLDEGPPLEDAGSLFRAHTRGQGATGQGSGMGLYIVRSIVQGWGGQAWAERQGERNAFCFTLPGGVGIG from the coding sequence ATGATGGAGGCCCTGCCCCTGACGCAGCCCTTGTCCGACGCCTGGATGGACGCCCTGCCTCAGGCGGTCTTGCTGTTTCGCGGCGGCGCGGGCCGCACGGAGGCCCCCACCGTCACGCGGGTCAACGCGGCGGCCGTGCGCCTGTGGGGCGTTACGCAAGACCGCGCCGCCGGACGTCCCCTGCTGGAAGTGGTGCGGCGGCACACCCTGGAAGCCCTGACCGAGCGCGGCGGCGAGCTGGAGCTGGAGGTGGGTGGGCGAACCCTGCGCTGCACCGCCACCCGCGCCGAACCCGGTCCCTCCGGTTCGGAGGCCGAGGGCGCGCTGATCGTGGAGGACATCACCGAGCACCGCCGCCGGGAAGCCGAACTGCGGGAGGCCACGGCGGTGCTCTCGCACGAGTTCCGCACACCCGTGACTGGCCTGCGCGGTGTGCTGGAGGCACTGGAATACGACATGCCCCCGGACCTCGCGCAGAATTTCGTGCGGCAGGGGCTGCAGGAAGTCGAGCGCCTCGCCCGGCTTGTGGAAGACCTCGCCGTGGGATTTCGGCCCACCCGCGCCCGCACGCTGGCCCTGGCCGAGGCCTTTGCCCGCGCCGAGCGCCTGCTGCGCCCCGAACTGAGTGCGCGCCAGACCACCCTGACCTTCGGCGCGGACCACCTCGTGCGGGCAGACCCCGACAAGTTGCTGCAGGTGCTGCTCAACCTCGTGGAAAACGCCCTAAAATACGGCCCGCCCGGCCACAGCGTCGAGGTCCAGACCAGCGTGCGCGGCACCTGGGTGGAGGTGGCTGTGCTGGACGAGGGCCCACCCCTGGAAGACGCGGGCAGCCTCTTCCGGGCCCACACGCGGGGACAGGGTGCGACGGGTCAGGGCAGCGGCATGGGCCTGTATATCGTCCGCAGCATCGTGCAGGGCTGGGGCGGTCAGGCCTGGGCCGAGCGCCAGGGCGAGCGCAATGCCTTTTGCTTCACGTTACCGGGCGGTGTGGGCATCGGCTGA
- a CDS encoding winged helix-turn-helix domain-containing protein, whose amino-acid sequence MSHVVVIEDEGTVREVVRFHLERAGLRVSAFETAHAASEAVGRADALVLDWMLPGESGLGYLRRLRADPELRRLPVLMLTARAAEAERVEGLESGADDYLTKPFSAAELVARVRALLRRSLPDAPQHLGNGPLNIDLSAADARLSGARLNLTRREFDLLAFLTQNVGRVYSRTELLDRVWGADFLGGERTVDQHVTQLRAHLDDDPARPRFLETVRGKGYRMRPWAEAG is encoded by the coding sequence ATGAGCCATGTCGTCGTGATCGAGGATGAGGGCACCGTCCGGGAGGTGGTGCGCTTTCACCTGGAGCGGGCTGGGCTGCGGGTCAGTGCGTTCGAGACGGCCCACGCCGCCAGCGAAGCGGTGGGCCGGGCCGACGCCCTGGTGCTGGACTGGATGCTGCCGGGCGAGAGTGGCCTCGGGTACCTGCGCCGACTGCGCGCGGACCCCGAGCTGCGCCGCCTGCCGGTGCTGATGTTGACCGCCCGCGCCGCCGAGGCCGAACGGGTGGAGGGCCTGGAAAGCGGGGCGGACGATTACCTGACCAAACCCTTCAGCGCCGCTGAACTCGTGGCGCGGGTGCGCGCGCTGCTGCGCCGCTCTCTGCCCGACGCGCCGCAGCACCTCGGAAACGGGCCGCTGAACATCGACCTCAGCGCGGCCGACGCGCGGCTCTCGGGCGCGAGGCTCAACCTCACCCGGCGTGAATTTGATCTGCTGGCCTTTCTGACGCAGAACGTGGGCCGGGTCTATTCGCGTACAGAGCTGCTCGACCGGGTATGGGGCGCGGACTTCCTGGGCGGCGAGCGCACGGTGGACCAGCACGTCACGCAGCTGCGGGCGCATCTGGACGACGACCCTGCGCGCCCCCGTTTTCTGGAGACGGTGCGCGGCAAAGGCTACCGGATGCGTCCCTGGGCGGAGGCAGGATGA
- a CDS encoding PRC and DUF2382 domain-containing protein: MSHLHRLSEISSRHTDDFQGTYNPVGSTAYIGGGQRIGTVRDVLVDDDQGKIRYLLVDTDGGSTEGAYIVPIGLVRLEDDSVYFDELTSGQLAGLHRYSHDEDYTFDVQSSDERVLRGEASAGDGERVLQGTGVGTASTVADTGTQARYDYRDEDTADRMFKTPERLRLLEERLSVNKERYLAGQVQIGKHVETHTETVNVPVQREEIVIERHAVTDARPVDGDVSLSSGSETVRVELEAERVDVQKQAFVTEEVEIGKRAVTEQQTVTETVGREVLDVNQTGEVRVTGDAALTDDELRRNDK; encoded by the coding sequence ATGTCACACCTACATAGACTGTCCGAGATTTCCAGCAGGCACACCGACGACTTCCAGGGGACCTACAACCCTGTGGGGTCCACGGCATACATTGGGGGTGGCCAGCGTATTGGCACGGTGCGCGACGTCCTCGTCGACGACGATCAGGGCAAGATCCGCTACCTGCTTGTCGACACGGATGGCGGCAGCACCGAGGGGGCCTACATCGTGCCCATCGGCCTGGTACGCCTGGAGGACGACAGCGTTTATTTCGACGAGCTGACGAGCGGTCAGCTCGCAGGCCTGCACCGCTACAGCCACGACGAGGACTACACCTTTGACGTCCAGAGCAGCGACGAGCGCGTCCTGCGCGGTGAGGCGTCTGCTGGGGATGGCGAGCGCGTGTTGCAGGGAACCGGCGTGGGCACCGCGAGTACGGTGGCGGATACCGGTACCCAGGCGCGCTACGACTACCGCGACGAGGACACCGCTGACCGCATGTTCAAGACGCCCGAGCGCCTGCGTCTGCTTGAAGAGCGCCTTTCGGTGAACAAGGAGCGTTACCTCGCCGGCCAGGTGCAGATCGGCAAGCACGTGGAGACCCACACCGAGACCGTGAATGTGCCCGTGCAGCGTGAAGAGATCGTCATCGAGCGCCACGCCGTCACCGACGCCCGCCCGGTGGACGGCGACGTGTCCCTGAGCAGCGGCAGCGAGACGGTACGGGTGGAGCTGGAGGCCGAGCGCGTGGACGTGCAGAAGCAGGCCTTCGTGACCGAGGAGGTCGAGATCGGCAAGCGCGCCGTGACCGAGCAGCAGACCGTCACCGAGACGGTGGGCCGCGAGGTGCTGGACGTGAACCAGACCGGCGAAGTCCGCGTGACGGGCGACGCCGCCCTCACGGACGACGAGCTGCGCCGCAACGACAAGTAA
- a CDS encoding ABC transporter ATP-binding protein has product MPQASSPPPFPASPPRSRSVAVLRTYLGPLKWQVLTLAALLLGGTGLNLVLPQLLRRFVDQAKLGGGADVGLLAQLAVLYIGLALLVQLMTAGATYVGARVGWTATNRLRADLMEHMLSLDMREHKERTPGEMIERIDGDVTALSNFFSQFAVRVFGAALLLTGAVVMFYLTDWRVGVGITLFVAVTLYAMNRVRKGGVEPTRLERESSAQMFGYIEERLAGLDDVRSLGAGEHHLRGFLRVQRAFFNRATFSWRRRSVVWQLSMALFAAGYVGILGAAVGLYAAGTITLGTAFLLYQYMNMVEEPIDQLTQQLQELQKAGASLGRIGDLLTLQTDLREGTRPLPGGPLDLRFEGVDFSYAPQDPTVRSVLHGVSFHLPAGQTLGLLGRTGSGKTTLTRLVSRLYDVTGGRVTLGGVDIREVRLESLRARVAVVTQDVQLFQASVRDNLSFFDESVSDAQVEAALEEVGLGLWLSRLEGGVRTPLLAGSLSAGQAQLLAFARVLLRDPAVVILDEPSSRLDPATEAQLTQAMTRLLTGRTAIVIAHRLDTVARADRILVLGDGQVLEDGPRAALARDARSHYAELLRAGEKYAEEVLA; this is encoded by the coding sequence ATGCCGCAGGCCTCTTCCCCTCCTCCCTTCCCCGCGTCCCCGCCGCGTTCTAGATCGGTGGCCGTGCTGCGGACCTACCTCGGTCCGCTGAAATGGCAGGTGCTGACCCTCGCCGCGCTGCTGCTGGGCGGCACGGGCCTGAACCTGGTGCTGCCGCAACTGCTGCGGCGTTTCGTGGACCAGGCCAAGCTGGGCGGCGGGGCCGACGTGGGGCTGCTCGCGCAGTTGGCCGTGCTGTATATCGGCCTCGCGCTGCTGGTGCAGCTGATGACGGCCGGAGCCACCTACGTGGGCGCGCGGGTGGGCTGGACCGCCACCAACCGGCTGCGCGCGGACCTGATGGAACACATGCTCTCGCTGGACATGCGCGAACACAAGGAGCGCACGCCCGGCGAGATGATCGAGCGCATTGACGGCGACGTCACGGCCCTCAGCAACTTCTTCTCGCAGTTCGCCGTTCGGGTGTTTGGGGCGGCCCTTTTGTTGACGGGCGCGGTGGTCATGTTCTACCTGACCGACTGGCGCGTGGGCGTGGGCATCACCCTGTTCGTGGCCGTGACCCTGTACGCCATGAACCGCGTTCGCAAGGGCGGCGTTGAGCCCACCCGGCTGGAGCGCGAGAGCAGCGCGCAGATGTTCGGGTACATCGAGGAGCGCCTCGCGGGTCTGGACGACGTGCGCTCGCTGGGGGCCGGAGAGCATCACCTGCGCGGCTTCTTGCGGGTGCAGCGCGCTTTTTTTAACCGGGCCACCTTTTCCTGGCGGCGCAGAAGCGTGGTGTGGCAGCTCTCGATGGCCCTGTTCGCCGCCGGGTACGTGGGTATTCTGGGCGCGGCGGTGGGGCTGTATGCGGCAGGCACCATCACGCTGGGCACCGCCTTCTTGCTGTACCAGTACATGAACATGGTGGAAGAACCCATCGATCAGTTGACCCAGCAGCTGCAGGAGTTGCAGAAGGCCGGGGCCAGCCTGGGCCGCATCGGTGACCTGCTGACGCTGCAAACGGACCTGCGGGAAGGAACGCGCCCCCTGCCCGGCGGACCGCTGGACCTGCGCTTCGAGGGAGTGGATTTCAGCTACGCGCCCCAGGACCCCACGGTGCGGAGCGTGCTGCACGGCGTGTCCTTTCACCTGCCCGCCGGGCAGACGCTCGGCCTACTGGGCCGCACCGGCAGCGGCAAGACCACGCTGACGCGGCTGGTGTCCCGTTTGTACGACGTGACTGGCGGAAGGGTCACGCTGGGCGGTGTGGACATCCGCGAGGTGCGGCTGGAGAGCCTGCGCGCCCGCGTGGCGGTGGTGACCCAGGACGTGCAGCTGTTTCAGGCCAGCGTACGCGACAACCTCTCCTTTTTCGACGAATCGGTCAGCGACGCCCAGGTGGAGGCCGCGCTGGAGGAAGTCGGCCTGGGGCTGTGGCTCTCGCGCCTCGAAGGCGGGGTGCGGACACCGCTGCTCGCCGGGAGCCTGAGCGCGGGGCAGGCACAGCTGCTCGCCTTTGCCCGCGTGCTGCTGAGGGACCCCGCCGTGGTGATTCTCGACGAACCCAGCAGTCGCCTGGACCCCGCGACCGAGGCCCAGCTCACCCAGGCGATGACCCGCCTGCTGACTGGACGCACCGCCATCGTGATCGCCCACCGCCTCGATACGGTGGCCCGTGCGGACCGCATCCTGGTGCTGGGAGACGGCCAGGTCCTCGAAGACGGCCCGCGCGCCGCGCTCGCGCGCGACGCACGCAGCCACTATGCCGAACTGCTGCGCGCGGGCGAGAAGTATGCCGAGGAAGTGCTGGCTTGA
- the phoU gene encoding phosphate signaling complex protein PhoU: MREALETDLRAVLNGALNMLGTVEQMLPIAGDVLLHGRAERLPEIRAMDREVDAQEAQIEAECLRIIALHQPVARDLRLIALILKSLSDIERMGDYAVHVAEDGSELAQQPALKRYVSLTRMLERLGEMSQNLRTAIADRDVTRAEATLQMDDEVDDLYEQIQRELVTYMLEDPRNISKALMLMRVGRSLERIGDHMENVAERVRYWVTGQREG; this comes from the coding sequence ATGCGCGAAGCCCTCGAAACCGATCTGCGTGCCGTTCTGAACGGTGCCCTGAATATGCTGGGCACAGTGGAGCAGATGCTCCCCATTGCGGGCGACGTCCTGCTGCACGGACGCGCCGAGCGTTTGCCGGAGATCCGGGCGATGGACCGCGAGGTGGACGCGCAGGAAGCCCAAATCGAGGCCGAGTGCCTGCGGATCATCGCGCTGCATCAGCCCGTCGCGCGGGACCTGCGCTTGATTGCGTTGATTCTCAAGAGCCTCAGCGACATTGAGCGCATGGGCGACTACGCTGTGCACGTGGCCGAAGACGGCTCTGAACTCGCGCAGCAACCCGCTCTGAAGCGCTACGTCAGCCTGACCCGGATGCTGGAACGCCTGGGCGAGATGAGTCAGAACCTGCGCACCGCCATTGCCGACCGCGACGTGACCCGCGCCGAGGCCACCTTGCAGATGGACGATGAGGTGGACGACCTGTACGAGCAGATTCAGCGCGAGCTGGTCACCTACATGCTCGAAGACCCGCGCAACATCTCCAAGGCCCTGATGCTGATGCGGGTGGGCCGCAGCCTGGAGCGCATCGGCGACCACATGGAAAACGTTGCCGAGCGCGTACGCTACTGGGTCACCGGCCAGCGCGAGGGGTAG
- a CDS encoding HIT family protein, with product MKACTFCAIAAGDVEGSQIAETELCPAFLTIDPCHPGHALVIPKRRALQEAGTPAQLGQRVAQAL from the coding sequence ATGAAGGCGTGCACCTTCTGCGCCATTGCCGCAGGGGATGTGGAGGGCAGCCAAATCGCGGAAACGGAGCTGTGCCCCGCCTTTCTCACCATTGACCCCTGTCACCCTGGGCACGCCCTGGTGATTCCGAAGCGTCGCGCGCTCCAGGAGGCGGGCACACCCGCACAGCTGGGGCAGCGGGTGGCCCAGGCGCTTTAG
- a CDS encoding ATP-binding cassette domain-containing protein: MTTPALTDAAPPPQERTFALSKRLFVYNPGLFAFNLLMWGMVHASPALLTLAVSGVFRRLEDADGLRTLGQPVDPLIAAAWVSVGWFAFVRISRFGIFYGAFRAWIELWYTLDALVRRNLLGYLLTAAGSRRLPDTPAEAVSRFRDDVEDVAGYTEVWVDGAGFLLYCLLAVAMMARVDPLITGLVCAPLLLMVVFVRRLSPTIRSYRRRMREATARVTDFIGETFGAVSAVKLAAREGQMVAHLKALGETRRHAALRDVLLTELIRGVNTNMVNLAVGLVLLLGANKVRGGSMDVADFVLFIGLLPRLTGSMGFFGDAIARHRRTGVSYDRMERLLQDAPAGTAVAHHPIYLHGEPPANSSAPDPRPLEELRVEGLTAHHPGGAGVTDVSFALRRGEFVVVTGRIGSGKTTLLRALLGLMPAEGEGGHGGRTFWNGEEVADPATFLVPPRAAYTAQLPNLFSDSLRENVLSGSEPDRLARAVRLAVLEPDLAQLSNGLDTPVGARGVKLSGGQVQRTAVARMLARDADLLVFDDVSSALDARTEALLWDGLFTETDATCLVVSHRRAALTRADRIILLEDGRVTGEGTLGKLLETSEEMRALWAEDAVEGE, encoded by the coding sequence ATGACCACCCCAGCCCTCACCGACGCCGCTCCTCCCCCGCAGGAGCGGACCTTCGCCCTCTCGAAGCGGCTCTTCGTCTACAACCCAGGGCTGTTTGCCTTCAACCTGCTGATGTGGGGGATGGTCCACGCCTCACCCGCCCTGCTTACCCTGGCGGTCAGCGGCGTGTTCCGGCGGTTGGAGGACGCGGACGGGCTGCGGACGCTGGGCCAGCCCGTCGACCCGCTGATCGCTGCCGCGTGGGTGTCGGTGGGCTGGTTCGCCTTCGTGCGGATCAGCCGTTTCGGCATCTTCTACGGAGCGTTCCGCGCCTGGATTGAGCTGTGGTACACCCTGGACGCGCTGGTGAGGCGCAACCTGCTGGGCTACCTGCTTACCGCGGCTGGCTCGCGCCGGTTGCCTGACACGCCCGCCGAGGCGGTCAGCCGCTTCCGCGACGATGTGGAGGATGTGGCCGGCTACACCGAGGTCTGGGTGGACGGGGCAGGCTTCCTGCTGTACTGCCTGCTGGCTGTGGCGATGATGGCCCGGGTGGACCCCCTCATCACAGGGCTGGTGTGCGCGCCACTGCTGCTGATGGTGGTGTTTGTGCGCCGGCTCTCGCCCACCATCCGCAGCTACCGCCGCCGCATGCGCGAGGCCACCGCCCGCGTGACCGACTTTATCGGCGAGACATTCGGGGCCGTCAGCGCGGTCAAGCTCGCCGCACGCGAGGGGCAGATGGTGGCGCACCTGAAGGCCCTGGGCGAGACGCGCCGTCACGCTGCCCTGCGCGACGTGCTGCTCACCGAACTGATTCGGGGCGTGAACACCAACATGGTGAACCTCGCTGTGGGCCTGGTCTTGCTGCTGGGCGCGAACAAGGTGCGCGGCGGGTCAATGGACGTGGCCGACTTCGTGCTGTTTATCGGCCTGCTGCCCCGCCTGACCGGCTCGATGGGTTTTTTCGGTGACGCCATCGCCCGACACCGCCGCACCGGCGTGAGCTATGACCGCATGGAGCGGTTGCTGCAAGACGCCCCGGCGGGCACCGCCGTGGCCCACCATCCCATCTACCTGCACGGGGAGCCGCCTGCGAACTCGTCGGCCCCGGATCCCCGGCCCCTGGAAGAGCTGCGCGTGGAGGGCCTGACCGCCCACCATCCCGGTGGTGCGGGCGTGACCGACGTGAGCTTCGCCCTGCGCCGGGGCGAGTTCGTGGTGGTGACCGGGCGCATCGGCAGCGGCAAGACCACCCTGCTGCGCGCCCTGCTGGGCCTGATGCCCGCAGAGGGCGAGGGAGGGCACGGGGGCCGCACCTTCTGGAACGGCGAGGAGGTCGCGGACCCCGCCACCTTCCTGGTGCCGCCGCGCGCCGCGTACACCGCCCAGCTGCCCAACCTCTTTTCCGACTCCCTGCGCGAGAACGTGCTGAGCGGCAGCGAGCCAGATCGCCTCGCGCGCGCCGTGCGCCTCGCGGTGCTGGAGCCAGACCTCGCGCAGCTCTCGAACGGGCTGGACACGCCGGTGGGCGCACGCGGGGTCAAGCTCTCCGGGGGACAGGTCCAACGTACGGCGGTGGCGCGGATGCTGGCGCGCGACGCCGATCTGCTGGTGTTCGACGACGTCTCCAGCGCCCTGGACGCCCGCACGGAAGCCCTGCTGTGGGACGGCCTCTTTACCGAGACCGACGCCACCTGCCTCGTGGTGTCGCACCGCCGCGCCGCCCTCACCCGCGCAGACCGAATCATCCTGCTCGAGGACGGGCGTGTGACGGGCGAGGGGACGCTGGGCAAGTTGCTCGAGACGAGCGAGGAGATGCGGGCGCTGTGGGCCGAGGACGCGGTGGAGGGGGAGTGA